In Campylobacter sp. RM16187, the DNA window ACGTCCGGCTCAACAGTGCTATCGTCGTAGTTTGGGATAAAATCAACCGTATCTTTATCTATATCTCGCAGTAGCTCTTCAGCCAGTATCGTCATCCTAGCTTCGGTATAACGCATCGCAGCAGCGCCGTCGCCATCGACTGAACCGAAGTTTCCTTGACCGTCCACGCTTGGGTATCTCATAGAAAACGGCTGAGCCATACGCACAAGCGCGTCATATACCGCAGTATCGCCGTGCGGGTGGTATTTACCGATGACGTCACCGACTATACGGGCTGATTTCTTATACGGGCTTCTTGAGCCCACGCCAAGGTCGTTCATGGCGTATAAAATTCTTCTGTGAACAGGCTTTAGCCCGTCTCTTGCGTCAGGAAGTGCGCGTCCGATGATGACGCTCATAGAGTAGTCTAGATAGCTTGCTTTTATAGAGTCTTCGATGTCTATAACTTCGATATCTTGATTTGCTTCAAATATATTTTCCATTTGTATCCTTAAAATTAACTCATAGATTTTAGCTGAAATTTGATAAAAAGTTGCTAAATACTAATACTTTGCATCGGCTAATACTAGTGCGAATAGTACTTGAACTCCAGCTTTTTCAAGTGTGTTTTTGGCTTCTAAAATTGTTGTGCCTGTGGTTATTATGTCATCGACTAGGATAACTGGAAATTTGGGCTTTTTGTTGATTTTAAAATTTCTTGGATTTTTGAGGCGATAGGCTAAGTTTTTTCCTGCATAGGTTAAATTTGAAGTCGCATGTAAGCTGGCATAAAGTGGCTTTATCTCCTTATTTTTAAGAGCTCTTGCTAAAATTGCCGTGTGAGAATAGTCAAACTTAACTCTATCATCTATCGCAACCGCATTTATAAAAGAGCCGAATTTAAACTCTTTAGCAAACTGTTTAAAGCTTAAATTTGCTAAAATTTTATAAACAAAATTCCCATGAAATTTATGTTTTGAGGCGAGCAAATTTTTAATTTCAGAATAATCAAAAAAACTGTAAATTTTAAACTCATCCTCTAAAATTCTAGTTCTTAAAGATGAGCTTTGAAGATGATTAGCGCAAGTTTTGCAGACTGTTTTTAGGCTAAAATTTCCACAATTAACACAACGCATCTAGCTTTTTATAATTTGAAGAGCAGCTCTTTTTACAATATCGTTTAAAAGCTCATTCAAAAATTTATCAAAAACTCCGCTTGTATGAATAGGTGCAAATTTTGTCTGGCTTTGGGCTACGTTTTTTGTAATAGTAGTCTCTCCTTTTTTAATTGTAAGCAGGAGTTTAGCATTGCCTTTTAGGTTATCACTGCCATATCCGCTTAAATTGGCCCTTAGTTCAACTATCTTTATATCTACTATTAGATCGCTTGAAAAATTACTCACATTTCCACCAAGCCTTACTAGCTCGTTTGTGATGCCATCTTGTAGCCAAGCTTTAATATCGTTTTGAAGTGTGACATACTCGCTGACACTTCCCTTTGAATCGGTAATTGTAGCTATTACACTTTTGTTTTGGCGCATATCTGTTACGCTATTTATATGAATCTGTCTATTGAATCCTAGGTTGCTTGAATTTGATTGATATGGGCTTAAATTTATCACATCACTTCTTTGGGAGCAGCCTAAAAAAGCAAAAGCGATCAAGACCGACAGGATGTATTTTTTCATAAATTTACCTTACATCTTTGAAATTTCTTCCGCGACCTTGTTGGCTGCTTGTTTTACCAGCAAGGATACGTAGATGTCAAACTGTCCTGTCCTGCTTACTGCAAGCTTTTTTACCTCTTGTTTTGTAGTGATGTTTAGCATTCTGCTGAAGTTTATATTTTTGATCTTAAGCACGCCAAAAAGCTGAGAATTTAGCTGCTCTTGGTTTCTGCTGTAAACGCCTTTAAGCTCGGTAAAGGCAAAATCCAGTCTATATGTATAAGGCGAGGTTTGATCCTCTACCACAAGGATGCCTCGCGAGAGTAGCTCTTGCTTTAAAAACATATAAAATAAAAGCTCAAGCCTTGGATTTGAGTTAAACATAACCGTACTTCCGTTGGCTCTTATGTATTTTATGCTTTGAACGTCCTCTCTTTCATCTGTTATCCTGTGTAAATAAACCTTTTTAAGCGCGACTTTCGTGTCTATCATATTTTTTTTAAGGCAGCATTTTATGGCAACGTCGCTTCTGTATTTTGCGCCGTTTATCGTTACCGTGTCTGCTGAGCCCTTGCAAGAGCTACAATCAACAGGGATCTTCATAACCTCTTCGAAGTGAAATTTAGCATCGCTTGAAGATGAGCTAGAGACATTGCTGGCTAAAACAGGTCCGTCGCTTGTCTTGGAAGAGCAACCCAAAAATATAAAAGCCGCCGCTATCATCAAAAAAATCGTCTTAAATTTCATCCTACATCCTTAAAATTTTATATTAACCAAAGCAAATTTTATTCCGCCTGCGAATTTAGCCCGAATTTAAGCCTTAATCTATCTTAAGCACGCTTAAAAACGCCTCTTGCGGTAAATTTACCTTGCCTATAGCCTTCATCCTTTTTTTACCCTCTTTTTGCTTTTCAAGCAGCTTTCTTTTACGCGTTATATCGCCGCCGTAGCACTTGGCGGTGACGTTTTTGCCCATTGATTTAACTGTCTCGCGCGCTATGATTTTATTTCCGATACTTGCTTGGATAGCCACTTCAAAGAGCTGCCTTGGCACGATCTCCTTCATCGCTTTTACGAAGTCGCGACCCTTGCTTTGCGCCTTGCTTTCAGGCACGATGATGGATAGTGCATCGACCGTTTCACCGGCAACTTTGATATCAAGCTTTACTAGATCTCCTTCGCGGTACTCGCTAGGCTCATAATCAAAGCTCGCGTAGCCTTTTGTGCTTGATTTGAGCTTGTCGTAAAAGTCCATAACGATCTCATTCATCGGTATGTCGTATTCAAGCAGTACGCGCTCAGGAGTGATGTAGTCCATTTTGGTCTGGATCGCTCTGCGGTTATTTAAAAGCGTGATGATGTTGCCTAAAAATTCAGTCGGCGTGATGATGGTTGAGCGCACGTAAGGCTCTTTTATCACTTCGATTTTATTTACAGGCGGAAGCTGGCTTGGGTTTTGGATGGCTAAAATTTGCCCGTCCGTTTGGATAACTTCGTATGTTACAGTTGGTGCAGTTGCGATTAAATCAAGGTCAAATTCACGCTCTAAGCGCTCTTTGATAACCTCCATGTGAAGTAGTCCCAAAAATCCCACCCGAAAGCCAAATCCAAGCGCTACTGAAGTCTCAGGCTCATGGCTTATCGAGCTATCGTTTAGCTTGAGTTTATCAAGCGCGTCGCGTAGATCTTCAAATTTATCCGTTTCTATCGGATAAAGCCCTGCAAATACAAATGGCTTTGCTCTCTCAAAGCCGCCAACCGGCTCTTTGAGTGGATTTTTAGCAAGTGTTATCGTGTCGCCAACTTGCACATCGCTTACGTTTTTAAGCCCAAGAACCACGATACCTACTTCGCCCGCGCTTAATTTACTTGTCTTAATCGGTGCTATCGGATTTGGATACATGAGATCAAGCACGATATGCTTTTTGCCCGTGCCCATAACCAAAATTTCATCGTTTTTAGCTAGTTCGCCGTCGTATACGCGCACAAGAGCCAGCGCGCCGAGGTAGTTGTCAAACCAACTATCGTAAATCAGCGTCTTAAGCGGACTTTTTAGCTCTCCGTGAGGTGGCGGAACACGCGTGATGATGGCTTCAACCAGCTCTTTTATGCCTATGCCGCTCTTTGCACTTACTTCGATAGCGTTTGAGCAATCAAGCCCGATAACGTGCTCTATCTCGTTTTTTACGCGCTCTGGATCGGCCGCCGGAAGGTCGATTTTGTTTATCACAGGGATGATTTCGAGATTGTTTTCAAGTGCGATATAGACGTTTGCGATCGTTTGAGCTTCGACTCCTTGGCTTGCATCAACCACAAGCAGCGCTCCTTCGCAGCTTGCGAGGCTTCTGCTTACTTCGTAGCTAAAGTCAACGTGACCCGGAGTGTCGATTAGATTTAGGATAAATTTTTCGCCGTTTAGATTGTATTCAAGCCTTACGCTTTGAGCTTTTATCGTGATACCGCGCTCTTTTTCGATATCCATCGTGTCCATTATCTGGCTACTCATCTCGCGGTCGCTTACTGCTCCGCACTCTTGGATCAAGCGGTCTGCGAGTGTGCTTTTGCCGTGGTCGATGTGGGCGATGATGCTGAAATTTCTTATGTTCTTCATTAAATTTTGCTCTTGTGTTTTAAAATTTGTCTTATTTTGCCAAAAAATCTTTTATTTTTCGCTAAATTTGAGCATTTATACGTCTGCCTATATCTTTTAGTTTTGAAAACTGCTCGATGAGGTTTGGTGCATCATCAAGGCTTATGGCAAAGGTCCATAGGTATGTTATTACCGAGTAGATATGTCCTGCTGTTGCTTTATCGTTTGCAAGAGTTATGATCGCTAGACTAAAAAGTATGGCGGCACTTATGCCGATGATTAAAAAGCTCATCGCTTCGCGGTTTGATATCCTTACTCTTAAGTGTGAAAGTAGCTTATAGTGCCTTTTTAGCTTGTTTTCTCTGGCTTCTTTTATCCTACCAACCTCTTTTTCTATCTGGTTGTTCAGTCTTAAGTAGAGTTTGTCGTTTTTGCTTATGTATCTTGGCAACAAAAGAGCAAATATAATAATTACTATAAATGTCGCTAGACCCACGTAAAATTCGATAAAAAATAGCATCATCACAGAGCCGAAAATAGAAACCGCCGAAGTAAAAAGCATAGGAAAATGCTGCTCAAAGAAATCTACAAATTCCCGCGACAAATTTGCTCTTGCTATTATTACGGAGTCGTTTTTTGACTCTTTTTTCTCGCCCATTATGACTTTTACGGCAAGATCTGCATAAATTTTAGTAAAGACCTGCGTATCTACCTTGCGTCTTGCGGCACCTATACACCAGCCTATAAGCACCATAAGCGAATAGGTAAGCGCAAGTAGGACTTTGCCCTCTATGATGGCGTTTATAGCGATACCTGCTAGCAGTGGATATACAAGAAACAGTCCGTTTTCGGCAAGCACCAAGCTAAATGCTAAAAATAGCTTTTTGAAATTTTGCTTGGCAATAAGTTTTAGCGTTTTAAAAGCGCTATTTTGCATGAAATTCCTTTGCTTGAATTAATCTAAATTTTATAAGCTTTTAAATTTTATGTCAAATTTAAAACTAGTTGTAACTATTGACATTACAATAAAAATTAGATAGACTTCGCTCATAAGTTGTAATTAAAAACATTACAACAAAATTTTAAAGGATATAAAATGAAAAAAGTAGCTATCATAGGCGCAAACGGAAAGAGCGGCAAAGAGTTGGTAAAAGAAGCCTTGCTTCAAGGTTATGAAGTAACCGCTATCGTGCGAAACAAAGAGTATAAAAACGATAAGGTTAAGGTTGTTTATAAAGACGTGTTTGAGCTTAATAAAGAAGATTTAAGCGAATTTGACGTAGTTATAAGCGCATTTGCGGTATGGACGAAAGAGACTTTTCATCTTCATGCAAAGCACACCAAGCATCTTACCGATCTTCTTAGCGGTAGTAAAACTAGGCTATTTATCGTGGGCGGAGCGGGAACGCTTTATATAGATAGCGACCGCAAAGTAATACTAATGGACGCACCTGATTTCCCGCCTGAATACTTAGACGTAGCAAAGGCTGACGCGGGATCGTTTTATGAGCTAAAAGATAGAAAAGATACTCTTTGGACTTACGTTTCGCCTGCTCTAAATTACGATGAAAACGGAGCCAGAACAGGCAAATATAAAATCGGAAGCGATGAGATTATTTTAAATTCAAACAGCCAAAGCTACATAAGCTATCCCGATCTTGCCTTGGCGATAATTGACGAGATAAAAAACCAAAATCATATAAACAGGTGCCTGACCGCGGTAAGCGGCTGAAATTTATGTTTTTGCCCGTAAAATTTGCTATTTTTAGCTAGAATAACGAAAAAATATTTTTAGGTAAAAATGCAAATAGGGCAAAAATTTTCAATCGCGGTTCATATTCTTTTGAGTGTCGAGTTTTTTAAAGAGGATAAAAACACTAGCGAATTTCTGGCTGAAGGTATAGGGGTAAATCCCGTAATCATAAGAAATATCACGGCTCTTTTGAAAAAAGCTAAATTGATAAAAACTTCTCCCGGTGTAGGCGGACTATCCTTGCTAAAACAGCCAAGTGAAATTACGCTACTAGATATTTATAACGCGGTAAATTCGGATCAAAAAGAGCTTTTTAAAATACATCAAAAATCCCCTACCGCCTGTCCTTTGGGCGGGCAAATTCAAAATTTGCTAAGCGGACATTTTTTAGCCGCGCAAAACGCTATGCAAAATAAACTCTCTGGTATAAATTTACAAAATTTACTTGACGAACTAAACACCTTAGGTTCTTAATCGGGGTTTGTTTTTAAAGTTGATTTGGGCAAATTAATGCTTTTAGTCAAGATGAAATTAAAATAAATTTTAAAATTGCCGATATGGAGTGCATATTTAAAATATTTAGTAAATGAAATCTTAAAATATACAGAAAAATATTACCTGTCTTATTCTAGAATTTTAAATACTTTAATAATAAATTTGATAAAATCGGCAAAAATTTAAAGGAAGTAATATGATATTTGTAGATGCTTGTTTTAAGAAACCGACCCCTTATACTCCTGTGTGGATGATGCGTCAAGCCGGGCGTTATCTACCTGAATACATGGCTGTTCGCAAGTCGGCCGGGGATTTTTTATCGCTTTGTAAGGATTACAAAAAAGCAAGCGAAGTGACTATCCAGCCTGTTGAAATTTTAGGCGTGGATGCAGCGATACTTTTTAGCGATATCTTGGTTGTTCCGCTTGAAATGGGCATGGATCTTAAATTTGTGCAAGGCGAAGGACCGGTATTTAGCGATCCGATCAAGACAAAAGAGGATCTAGACAGGCTTGATATCCAAAAATCTATCAAAAATTTAGACTACGTATATGACACGATCAAACTAACTCGCGAAAATTTAGCGCAAGATAAGGCGTTAATCGGTTTTTGCGGCGCTCCTTGGACGATAGCTACATATATGATCGAAGGTGGCGGCACGAAGACTTATGCGATTAGCAAGAAGCTTTTATACTCAAATCCTGAGTTTATGCATCAAATTTTAGCCAAAGTTACTACCGCGCTCATAGGA includes these proteins:
- a CDS encoding ABC transporter six-transmembrane domain-containing protein, with the translated sequence MQNSAFKTLKLIAKQNFKKLFLAFSLVLAENGLFLVYPLLAGIAINAIIEGKVLLALTYSLMVLIGWCIGAARRKVDTQVFTKIYADLAVKVIMGEKKESKNDSVIIARANLSREFVDFFEQHFPMLFTSAVSIFGSVMMLFFIEFYVGLATFIVIIIFALLLPRYISKNDKLYLRLNNQIEKEVGRIKEARENKLKRHYKLLSHLRVRISNREAMSFLIIGISAAILFSLAIITLANDKATAGHIYSVITYLWTFAISLDDAPNLIEQFSKLKDIGRRINAQI
- the lepA gene encoding translation elongation factor 4 encodes the protein MKNIRNFSIIAHIDHGKSTLADRLIQECGAVSDREMSSQIMDTMDIEKERGITIKAQSVRLEYNLNGEKFILNLIDTPGHVDFSYEVSRSLASCEGALLVVDASQGVEAQTIANVYIALENNLEIIPVINKIDLPAADPERVKNEIEHVIGLDCSNAIEVSAKSGIGIKELVEAIITRVPPPHGELKSPLKTLIYDSWFDNYLGALALVRVYDGELAKNDEILVMGTGKKHIVLDLMYPNPIAPIKTSKLSAGEVGIVVLGLKNVSDVQVGDTITLAKNPLKEPVGGFERAKPFVFAGLYPIETDKFEDLRDALDKLKLNDSSISHEPETSVALGFGFRVGFLGLLHMEVIKERLEREFDLDLIATAPTVTYEVIQTDGQILAIQNPSQLPPVNKIEVIKEPYVRSTIITPTEFLGNIITLLNNRRAIQTKMDYITPERVLLEYDIPMNEIVMDFYDKLKSSTKGYASFDYEPSEYREGDLVKLDIKVAGETVDALSIIVPESKAQSKGRDFVKAMKEIVPRQLFEVAIQASIGNKIIARETVKSMGKNVTAKCYGGDITRKRKLLEKQKEGKKRMKAIGKVNLPQEAFLSVLKID
- a CDS encoding YajG family lipoprotein codes for the protein MKKYILSVLIAFAFLGCSQRSDVINLSPYQSNSSNLGFNRQIHINSVTDMRQNKSVIATITDSKGSVSEYVTLQNDIKAWLQDGITNELVRLGGNVSNFSSDLIVDIKIVELRANLSGYGSDNLKGNAKLLLTIKKGETTITKNVAQSQTKFAPIHTSGVFDKFLNELLNDIVKRAALQIIKS
- the hemE gene encoding uroporphyrinogen decarboxylase; amino-acid sequence: MIFVDACFKKPTPYTPVWMMRQAGRYLPEYMAVRKSAGDFLSLCKDYKKASEVTIQPVEILGVDAAILFSDILVVPLEMGMDLKFVQGEGPVFSDPIKTKEDLDRLDIQKSIKNLDYVYDTIKLTRENLAQDKALIGFCGAPWTIATYMIEGGGTKTYAISKKLLYSNPEFMHQILAKVTTALIGYMKEQIRAGVNAVQIFDSWAAALEMSAYFEFGWKYIMDIVDALKAEFPQIPVIVFPKGISGYLDKIDGNFEVFGVDWSTPIELAKAKLSPKFVLQGNMEPTRLYSKSAIDEGVDKILSVMNGAPHIFNLGHGILPDIPVENAKHFIRQVQEKSRK
- a CDS encoding NAD(P)-dependent oxidoreductase — encoded protein: MKKVAIIGANGKSGKELVKEALLQGYEVTAIVRNKEYKNDKVKVVYKDVFELNKEDLSEFDVVISAFAVWTKETFHLHAKHTKHLTDLLSGSKTRLFIVGGAGTLYIDSDRKVILMDAPDFPPEYLDVAKADAGSFYELKDRKDTLWTYVSPALNYDENGARTGKYKIGSDEIILNSNSQSYISYPDLALAIIDEIKNQNHINRCLTAVSG
- a CDS encoding ComF family protein produces the protein MRCVNCGNFSLKTVCKTCANHLQSSSLRTRILEDEFKIYSFFDYSEIKNLLASKHKFHGNFVYKILANLSFKQFAKEFKFGSFINAVAIDDRVKFDYSHTAILARALKNKEIKPLYASLHATSNLTYAGKNLAYRLKNPRNFKINKKPKFPVILVDDIITTGTTILEAKNTLEKAGVQVLFALVLADAKY
- a CDS encoding Rrf2 family transcriptional regulator; amino-acid sequence: MQIGQKFSIAVHILLSVEFFKEDKNTSEFLAEGIGVNPVIIRNITALLKKAKLIKTSPGVGGLSLLKQPSEITLLDIYNAVNSDQKELFKIHQKSPTACPLGGQIQNLLSGHFLAAQNAMQNKLSGINLQNLLDELNTLGS